A stretch of DNA from Arachis hypogaea cultivar Tifrunner chromosome 19, arahy.Tifrunner.gnm2.J5K5, whole genome shotgun sequence:
ATTATGACATTGTTTTGATACAATGGAGATGATATATTAGTATTTTGATGTATTTGAGTATATTTGCAGAAAGTTGTAAGTGGCCAATATAAGATAAACAAATCAGACATATGTATTATATACAACACCTGCAGAAAACAACCAAATCATGTCCATGTTTAGCATGAAAAAGGAAAGCATATAGCCCTTTTAGTAACAAAAAGAAGGCCAACATATAGCCTTGAACAAAAACAGCATCCAACCTATACTACTATATATTCATATAGAAAAAATACACTTTCAAAGCACTTAAACTAAACATTATTTCTCATAAAGTTATAAATAGTGAGATCAATTTAACAAAAAGAAAGAGTTTAGTTTCATAGTCATGTAAGTCATCTTTCAACAGTGGAGATCATGTCTTCCTAGGAGGCCTGAAACCAGGGATAGAAATGAACTTAAAAAGTCTTGCTGCAGTTCTAGTACTTACTGCAGCCATGGTCTTAGCAGAAACACCACTTTATTGCTTAGGAGTATTAGTTGTAATTGTCCTTGGGTGCCCATGTTGGGTGATTAGAACACAGGGCCTCAGACCCATTGTTTGAGGAGCAGAAGGTAGAGCAGACTGCCCAAATATTGGTGAAATTGATGTAGGAGCATTTGGGGAGCCTAACAAGGGAATACTTCCTTCTTTCGGCCTGATTGAAGTTGGGTGTGGAGTTGGAGTTAGGGGGTGATTGATTGAGGTTGATTGAATTTGTTGCAACCTGTAAGAAAAAATCaatgatttatttatttggataagtgaaaaAAGAGTAACAATAGAAATTATACCTCTTCTGCTTGGGGTGCAGTTTGTGAAAGGAGAATTTTCTCTCTCTGTTCTTGAGACTTTGAATTATCCTTCTTTGGTAGTGTTTTAGgcatcttctttttgtttttctttgtcttAGTCTATCACAGTAGAACATCCCAAAGTGGATAATTATAATCAAATATCATTATATTAACAACAACATTAACAAAGCACATTACAACAGATATTATCAGGGGATCTATGGTTGGTGCAGGTTGATTTGGATCATTATTTCCCTAAGGCTCTTGGTCCTGCACAAGATAACCCAAGATTAGTAAGACAAATCAAACCCTGACTATTTTAATATGAGACATATAAACCCTTCACTAATTCAACATATGACTCTTAAACCCTTAAGCAACTACTAAGTGGCACAATTCGAACCCTATACAACCTGTGGGATATTCTAACTCAGGTCATATGCTACAACCTGTAAGTCCTTTTCCTTGGCAGCTCCCCTTTCCTTCTTTGTCAATGGTTTCTAGTTTGGATCTTTTGGGGCATTTTTACAACTCTTGTAATAGTGGCCAATTTATTCGCATTTTCTGCATGTCACCTCAAAGGTTTTCTTAGCCTTGTTAGTGTGAATTTCAGACTCCACTGGATCTATTTTTGCTTCATTTTGGGCGATGAGCTGGTCTCTTAATGATGGGAGGTTTTGTTCTTGGAGCATCACAAGGGATCCAGTACTCCTCACTATTAACAGACTTGATGAAGTGAATGTATGTTGCCCTAATAGAGTCTATGGTAAGCCACTTATGCACATGCTCCTCTGGCCTGAGACCAATCTTGTACAAGACTGCAATAGCATGACAACAAGGCATTCCTAAAAATGAGAGTGAATTATAAGTTAGTCCCATGGAGTTAACATATTAACATGAGTATGAACCAAATCTGAATGCAAGTTACTAGTGAGTTGCCAAACATTGCAAGTGTAGGTCCGTTGGACAAGGTTGACTCCAACCTTGCTACCTCCTCTATGTACTTCAAGCAACACTCTATCACTGTCTCCGGCCCATATTTCTCTCCACTTGTTAGTGCTAGGCTTGATAATATCATCCAATTTCTTCTGTTGTACCAGTGCCAAATGTCCAGGATGAGTCTCTAGTTTCTTCTTATGTGTGGCCATTTTTCTCATCAAGTAGCATCGTAGATCTTCACACATTGTAAGGATTGGTTTTCCTCTATACTCTACGATCTTGGCGTTCCACACCTCACATATATTATTGGTTATATTATCAACCTTGGGTCCATGGCTGAAATAGGCTTTCGTTCACACTGTAGGATCAAATATTTAGAGATACTCCCATGCTCCGAAATTTACTTACTTTATTTTCTCCATCGACTGATTGAACTCTTGAAAAGTTGTACACCTTGCACATTCCCACACCATTTGTTTGGCCTGTTGATCCTTAAAGTACTTCTTAAAATTCTTCCAAATATGAAGCACACAGTTTCTGCGGTGGACATTGGGCATTATATATTTGATAGCTAGTTTCAGCCCCTGCAATCATCATACACCCACAAAATAAAACAATTATTAGTTGATATTTCCATGAAATAGTATATAAGAATTATATGGAAAGTTGAATAAATTACCTTTTGCTGATCACTTATGAAATTCCATCCATGTTGAGTTACGTCTCCCAAATCCTCTTGCAGGAAAGTTGAGAACCAGTTCCATGTCTCCTTACACTCATTCAAGACAACGACATATGCTATGACAAAAAAGTAGTTATTGGCATCTTTTCCTACTGCACTAAGGAGATGACCTCCATAATATCCCTTTAGGAAACAACCATCTTGACCAATTAGAGGCCCACAACCCTGCTTAAAACCTCTCTTGCAAACGTCTAAACTAATATATAATCTATCAAACAATGGTAAGGACTCAGGCTGTGGAATTGTGTCCATTAGTATCGTAGATTTGGGGTTACTCCTATGCAGTTCCGACAAATAATTTCTGACTTTGCTATATTGTGCCCGTGCATTATCCATAAACACATGTCTAGCAACTTTCAATTTCTTGGCAATCATCCTTGGATTAAGATGGACATTATAATCCTCTATCATGTGGTCCATTGCCTGTCTTGGTTTCATGTCAGGATAGATGAGTAATTTTTTAATCAACTTAGATGCAACCCAACCCCTATCAACCATGTTGCTACCATAATCTCTAGCACATGTATGTTCATCTATTAGGGTCTTTACTTGAAAACACCTATTAGCACTATTTCATGATGTTAATATCAACCATGTtgcttctcattttttttatgtataacacATTCTTTCCTTCAAAAATAAAGTAGTCCTTCAATGCCCTTATGAACAAATTCATTGTTGAAAACATATGTTCAATCTTAAATACAACTTCTCCATACTTAGTATCCTCACTAAATGAGTCATAAGCTGTCCTCCCTTCATCCTCAAAAGAAATTGGACTATTGAAAGTCTTACTCTCATACTCATATGGTTTATCATAATCGCTATCCATCTCCACATTAGTTGGGACTGAACTGCAGTTATTAAGCCCATCATCCTCATTAGGAGCGTCACTCTCCTCTGACTCACCTATAGGCCCAGCTTTCTGCTCTGTTGATCCAACCCCAAGATTATGCCCAAGCCTATTGTTCTGACCCTCCATCCTTTTATTTGGCAACCCATCCCTTAAGATATGTCTTCTTCTAGCACCAAAATATCTCCTAGATCCCTCTTCTTAGTAGTCCTTGGTGACAACCTTGGCCTTGTACTAGATGATGGACCAGTCTTATTACACCCTTTCTTCTTAGGTGGAACTCCATCCTTTGACACACTATTCCTCTTACTTCTTAGCTTCTCATTAGTACTCTTATTTTTTGTTTCATAACCAGCAGCCTCATCACACATCTTCTTACCTGAAACTCCCTTCTTCggcacctttttttttctttttcttctttttttctcatcACTATTGCTTGAATCTGTCTCATATCCTGTGGAGAAGACTTGTATGGCTCATTTTCTGTAGTCTCATAGCCATctctagatgatgaagatgaagaactTACCACAACAGTCTTCTCAGCCAAACCTTTGCCAACCACTTTAGGCATATCTACATGGTGACAAAAAAATGTACAATTCATCAGTTTTCTTGTCCCTCAACTTAGCTTCCCTCATCTGATTAATCTCTGAATCTCCTTTAATGACAAAATTCAGACTCCATATTAGGTGTTCTCATGTCaaccaataaattaaaaaaatttatataattcagATCCAAAGAAAAAAATCATTCTACTTTACCATGCAGGTAGTAGAGACTTCCCTCAGGGTCTCTACAAAACCTTCTTCCATGATGAAACACATGAATAACCATACATTCGGCCATCTGCAGTACAGCACAGTAgcacaatttttatttatttcaacttTAATAACAAATTCTAACAACATATATCTTAACAAATAGTTAACTATGATAACATTATTTAGTTTCCTATTAAAAAAATGTGTTGTCCCACAGAACTGTAgactaatttattttctattaaattacacaatatttatttgtatttatagTTTTTATAACTGATACCACAATAGGTTGCAAACAACAATGGTGACTTGTCAGAATCAGAATCACGTTGT
This window harbors:
- the LOC112778797 gene encoding uncharacterized protein; protein product: MEGQNNRLGHNLGVGSTEQKAGPIGESEESDAPNEDDGLNNCSSVPTNVEMDSDYDKPYEYESKTFNSPISFEDEGRTAYDSFSEDTKYGEVVFKIEHMFSTMNLCFQVKTLIDEHTCARDYGSNMVDRGWVASKLIKKLLIYPDMKPRQAMDHMIEDYNVHLNPRMIAKKLKVARHVFMDNARAQYSKVRNYLSELHRSNPKSTILMDTIPQPESLPLFDRLYISLDVCKRGFKQGCGPLIGQDGCFLKGYYGGHLLSAVGKDANNYFFVIAYVVVLNECKETWNWFSTFLQEDLGDVTQHGWNFISDQQKGLKLAIKYIMPNVHRRNCVLHIWKNFKKYFKDQQAKQMVWECARCTTFQEFNQSMEKINHGPKVDNITNNICEVWNAKIVEYRGKPILTMCEDLRCYLMRKMATHKKKLETHPGHLALVQQKKLDDIIKPSTNKWREIWAGDSDRVLLEVHRGGSKVGVNLVQRTYTCNVWQLTILYKIGLRPEEHVHKWLTIDSIRATYIHFIKSVNSEEYWIPCDAPRTKPPIIKRPAHRPK